A genomic stretch from Anaerolinea thermophila UNI-1 includes:
- a CDS encoding MGMT family protein: MSPASLPRAAEPAFYAAVWLLAKQIPPGKVFPYGRIAACIPCPEGLSPDLYRVQRARWAGQAMAVCPDDVPWHRVPAADGRLIIVARSREEQRRRLEAEGVTFDARGRVRMSLHLWEGPDPQWLESHGFLPQPNQR, encoded by the coding sequence ATGAGCCCCGCCTCCCTGCCCCGTGCCGCCGAGCCCGCCTTTTACGCCGCCGTGTGGCTGCTCGCCAAACAGATTCCCCCTGGCAAGGTCTTCCCGTACGGCAGGATTGCCGCCTGTATCCCCTGCCCGGAAGGCCTCTCGCCCGACCTGTACCGCGTTCAGCGCGCCCGCTGGGCGGGACAAGCCATGGCAGTCTGCCCCGACGATGTCCCCTGGCACCGCGTCCCCGCCGCCGATGGACGCCTCATCATCGTCGCCAGAAGCCGCGAAGAACAGCGCCGCCGCCTGGAAGCCGAAGGGGTGACCTTTGACGCCAGAGGCAGAGTCAGGATGTCTCTGCACCTGTGGGAAGGACCCGACCCACAGTGGCTGGAAAGTCACGGCTTTCTGCCCCAGCCGAATCAGCGCTGA
- a CDS encoding ABC transporter substrate-binding protein, which yields MFKRSFFTFVALLVVLSLALAACQPKPTEAPTQPPAQQEPTKAPEQPTATTAPEQPAAPAFEGMKVEAPNCDYGGELKSIEAVDAQTVKFTLCYPDPAFPSKVAFNVFAIVDSEYLAQVGGDSIKMSDAPVGTGPFKLKSWVRGDSITFEANPDYWGEKPKYQTLIFRWSEQSAQRLLELQSGQVDGIDNPAPEDFATIEADSNLQLIPRDPLNIFYIGFNVDLAPFNNEKVRQAFAMAIDRKKIVDNYYPEGSEVATVFVPPALKPGWSDANPWYEYNPEMAKQLLTEAGFDFNQEVKLSFRNVVRGYLPTPDKVAQEIQAQLAEIGVKVKLNQMESAAFIDSTAAGNEAFYLLGWGADYPDATNFYDYHFANDNNKQFGTLFPDIVEPIRKAAQISDPAERQKLYDEVNAKLKEHVPMIPVAHGASAVAFTASVKNAMTGPLSNEPFFIMDPGKDTLVWMQNGEPAAIYCPDETDGEALRACQQIFETLLLFKPGTAEAGPGLAESYTVNGDATEYVFTLRKGVKFHNGADLDANDVVASFKAQWDAKDPNHKGRTGTFEYFGAFFGAFLNAE from the coding sequence GTGTTTAAGCGTTCGTTCTTTACCTTTGTTGCTTTGCTGGTCGTTTTGAGTTTGGCACTGGCGGCATGCCAGCCCAAGCCCACCGAAGCGCCCACGCAGCCCCCGGCTCAGCAGGAGCCGACCAAAGCCCCGGAACAGCCCACGGCTACCACTGCGCCGGAACAGCCTGCCGCCCCGGCTTTTGAGGGCATGAAGGTGGAAGCCCCCAACTGCGATTACGGCGGCGAGTTGAAGTCCATCGAAGCCGTGGATGCGCAGACCGTCAAGTTCACCCTGTGCTATCCTGACCCGGCGTTCCCGTCCAAGGTGGCGTTCAACGTGTTCGCCATTGTGGACAGTGAGTACCTGGCTCAGGTGGGTGGTGATTCGATCAAGATGTCGGATGCGCCGGTTGGCACCGGTCCCTTCAAACTCAAATCCTGGGTGCGCGGCGACAGCATTACCTTCGAAGCCAACCCCGATTACTGGGGCGAGAAACCCAAGTACCAGACCCTGATTTTCCGCTGGTCGGAGCAGTCGGCTCAGCGCCTGCTGGAACTGCAATCCGGACAGGTGGACGGCATTGACAACCCCGCGCCGGAAGATTTCGCTACCATTGAAGCCGACTCCAACTTGCAACTGATTCCGCGCGATCCGTTGAATATCTTCTACATCGGCTTCAACGTGGACCTGGCGCCGTTCAACAACGAAAAGGTGCGTCAGGCGTTCGCCATGGCAATTGACCGCAAGAAGATTGTGGATAACTACTATCCCGAAGGCTCTGAGGTGGCGACGGTGTTCGTACCGCCTGCCCTCAAACCCGGCTGGAGCGATGCCAACCCCTGGTACGAGTACAACCCCGAGATGGCAAAGCAATTGCTGACCGAGGCGGGCTTTGACTTCAATCAGGAAGTCAAACTGTCCTTCCGCAACGTGGTGCGCGGCTACCTGCCTACCCCCGATAAGGTGGCTCAGGAAATCCAGGCGCAGTTAGCGGAGATTGGCGTCAAGGTGAAACTCAACCAGATGGAATCGGCGGCGTTCATTGACTCCACCGCCGCGGGCAACGAAGCCTTCTACCTGCTGGGCTGGGGCGCCGACTACCCGGATGCCACCAACTTCTACGACTATCACTTTGCCAACGACAACAACAAGCAGTTTGGTACGCTCTTCCCCGACATTGTCGAGCCCATCCGCAAAGCCGCGCAGATTTCCGACCCGGCTGAGCGCCAGAAACTCTATGATGAGGTCAATGCTAAACTGAAAGAGCACGTCCCGATGATTCCGGTTGCCCATGGCGCTTCGGCGGTGGCTTTCACCGCTTCCGTCAAGAATGCCATGACCGGTCCGCTGAGCAATGAGCCCTTCTTCATCATGGACCCCGGCAAGGATACGCTGGTGTGGATGCAGAATGGTGAACCGGCAGCCATTTACTGCCCGGACGAAACCGACGGCGAAGCCCTGCGCGCCTGCCAGCAGATCTTCGAAACCCTCCTGCTCTTCAAACCCGGTACGGCTGAGGCGGGTCCCGGTCTGGCGGAGTCCTACACCGTTAACGGCGATGCTACCGAGTACGTCTTCACCCTGCGCAAGGGCGTGAAGTTCCACAACGGCGCCGATCTGGACGCCAACGATGTGGTGGCTTCCTTCAAAGCGCAGTGGGATGCCAAAGACCCCAATCACAAGGGGCGCACGGGCACCTTTGAGTACTTTGGCGCTTTCTTCGGCGCGTTCCTCAACGCTGAGTAA
- a CDS encoding ABC transporter permease: MLQFITRRLILLFPVLIGVLLVTFVIVRAIPGDPCKVMLGERATEEKCAEFKERYGLNDNLLVQFGRFLVNMGRGDLGVSIRFGQPVVNLIAARLPMTIELTIGAMLFSTIVGVFLGIISALKRNTIVDTITMVIANIGVSMPVFWLGLVLAYVFALLLKDTPFFLPPSARLTSGLALTQLADYWGLKDLSGFQKFVVDFLTHSLLVNALATGNWKLLGDGLRHLILPSVAVGTIPMAIIARMTRSSLLEVLGQDYIRTARAKGLPYNKVISKHALSNAMIPIVTIIGLETGALLSGAVLTETVFNLPGVGTALVGAILARDYPVVQGFTLVVAMVFILVNLLVDISYAYLDPRIRLE, encoded by the coding sequence ATGCTTCAGTTCATCACGCGTCGCCTCATTCTACTCTTTCCGGTACTGATTGGTGTTTTGCTGGTCACCTTTGTCATCGTGCGCGCCATCCCCGGCGACCCCTGCAAGGTGATGCTGGGTGAGCGCGCCACCGAGGAAAAGTGCGCCGAATTTAAAGAGCGCTACGGCTTGAACGATAATTTGCTGGTGCAGTTCGGGCGTTTTCTGGTCAACATGGGCAGGGGCGACCTGGGGGTGTCCATCCGCTTTGGACAGCCGGTGGTCAACCTGATTGCCGCCCGCCTGCCCATGACGATTGAATTGACCATCGGCGCGATGCTCTTTTCCACCATTGTCGGGGTGTTTCTGGGAATCATCTCGGCGCTCAAGCGCAACACCATTGTGGACACGATTACCATGGTCATCGCCAATATCGGCGTGTCCATGCCGGTATTCTGGCTGGGACTGGTGCTGGCATACGTCTTTGCCCTGCTGCTCAAGGATACGCCCTTCTTCCTGCCGCCTTCGGCGCGCCTGACCTCTGGACTGGCGCTGACCCAACTGGCAGATTACTGGGGCTTGAAAGACCTGAGCGGCTTTCAGAAGTTCGTGGTGGACTTTCTCACCCACTCCCTGCTGGTGAACGCGCTGGCAACCGGCAACTGGAAACTGCTCGGCGATGGTTTGCGCCATCTCATCCTGCCTTCGGTGGCGGTGGGGACAATTCCCATGGCAATCATCGCCCGCATGACCCGCTCCAGTTTGCTGGAAGTGCTCGGGCAGGACTACATCCGCACGGCGCGCGCCAAAGGCTTGCCCTACAACAAGGTCATCAGCAAGCACGCCCTCTCCAACGCCATGATTCCCATTGTCACCATCATCGGGCTGGAGACGGGCGCACTGCTTTCCGGCGCAGTGCTGACCGAGACGGTCTTCAACCTGCCGGGGGTAGGCACGGCGCTGGTGGGCGCCATCCTGGCGCGCGATTATCCGGTGGTCCAGGGCTTTACCCTGGTGGTTGCCATGGTCTTCATCCTGGTCAACCTGCTGGTGGATATTTCCTACGCCTACCTTGACCCGCGCATCCGCCTGGAGTGA